From a single Fluviispira sanaruensis genomic region:
- a CDS encoding recombinase family protein: MRIYGYARISTSDQNLSLQIHALEAAGVHEVISEVATGKSMERPQLKLLLAKLQKGDTLLVYRLDRLGRTLSGCHFPERRSFRKE, from the coding sequence ATGAGGATTTATGGTTACGCCCGTATTTCAACTTCTGATCAAAACCTGTCCCTCCAAATCCATGCTCTGGAAGCAGCAGGTGTTCACGAAGTTATTTCGGAAGTTGCTACAGGTAAGAGCATGGAAAGGCCGCAGCTCAAATTACTTTTAGCTAAGTTGCAAAAAGGCGATACTCTGCTTGTTTATCGACTCGATAGATTAGGAAGAACACTTTCTGGATGTCATTTTCCAGAGAGAAGGTCATTTCGTAAGGAGTGA